AGATGGGCTTCAGAGGCGGTTCCGTGCTTGAACCCGGCTGCGGGACCGGTCTTTTCATCGCGGCCCGACCGGAAAGGCTCGAGGGACGCATCGCCTTTACCGGGATCGAGAATGATCCGATTACGGCAAGGATCGCACGCAGGCTCTATCCGAACCAGTGGATCCGCCGCGAGGATTTCACGACAGTGAAGCTCGCAGACGGGTATGACCTTGCGATCGGTAATCCACCCTTTTCCAATCGCACCGTGCGTGGCCCGGAAGGTCTGGGACGGCTTGGCCTGAGCCTGCATGATTTTTTCATCGCCCGATCCATCGAAGCACTCCGCCCGGGCGGCATCGCAATGTTCGTGACGTCCCGCCATACGCTGGACAAGACGGACAGCACCGCGCGCCGGACCATCGCCGAGATGGCTGACCTCGTGGGGGCGGTCCGGCTCCCCGCCGGGGCAATGCGCGATGACGCCGGCACGGACGTGGTGGTGGACGTACTGGTGTTACGCAAGCGCATGATCGGCGACATGGCCGATGACGAGACCTGGCTGGAAACCGACGCCCTTACGGATAGCGACCAGGGTAACGGTCCACTCCTCGTCAATCGCTACTTTCTCGACCATCCGGAGCAGGTGCTTGGCCATCACGGCTGGACCACCACCCAGTTCGGTCCCGATTACACATGCGACGCGCGTGCCGACGGCAGGCTCGATGTGATGTTGCCCGGGGCCCTGAGCCGGATCGGGCAGGACGTGCGCTTTCCGGAACCCCTGGACCAGCGTATTGTCCGGCCGGTGGGAGCCGGTGTGCTGGTCGGCACGGCTGCCGATGGCGCCCAACTGAAAGAGGGCTCCTACTTCGTCACGAAAGGCGTCCTGCAGCAGATCTGCGACGGACAGGCCACCACGGTCGCCATCAGGAAGGGGGATCAGAAGGATGGCCTCTTCCAGAAGCATGCCCGGATCATTACCGCGCTGATACCCGTCCGGGATGCGGCACGCGCGGTCCTGCGGGCGCAGATGGAGAACCTGCCCTATGGACGCCTGCAAGGTGACCTGAAGCGTGCCTATTTCAGCTTTGTCCGACAGTTCGGCCCGATCAACCTGATGAATGTGACGGTCCGAATCGATCCGGAAACCGGGGTCGAAAACGAAACCCAGCGGCGACCGAACCTTACGCCATTTTACGATGATCCCGACGTCTGGCTGGTCTCGTCCATCGAGGAATACGACGAGGCGACACAGAAAGGCCGGATGGGACCAATTTTCTCGGAACGGGTCATTCATGCGCCTGTCGAACCCGAGATCCATTCCGCCCACGACGCCCTGGCCGTCTGCCTGCATGAAACAGGCGGCGTGGAAATGCCGCGGATCGCGGAACTCATGGGACAGTCCGAAGCCGAGGTCGCGGCCGCGCTGGGGGATGCGGTCTATCTCGATCCGGTACGGAGCGTGGATGGTCGCGATATCTGGGTCACGGCTGATGAAATGCTCTCCGGCGCCGTGCGTACCAAGCTGGAAGAGGCACGCGATGCGGCCCGGATCGATGGGCGCTACGCCCGGAACGTCACGGCGCTGGAAGCTGTCCAGCCAGCCGATCTGCGTCCGTCGGAGATCACCGCGCGCCTTGGCGCTCCGTGGTTGCCGGTCAGCGACATCATCGCGTTTACCGCCGAGGTGCTCGGGGTCGAAACGGTCATCTATCACGCGCCTGCTGTCGCCTGCTGGACCGTGGAGAAACGGGCATTCATGGGCAAGGCCGAGGCAACGTCAGTCTGGGGAACGGAACGGCGACATGCCGGCGAACTGCTGGAAGATGCCCTGACGCAGGCATCGCCAAAAATATGGGATGTCTGGCGTGATGGCGATGGCAATGAGCACCGCGAACTGAACACACAGGAGACGGAAGCCGCAAAGGAAAAACTGGCAGCGATCAGGCGTGCGTTCGAGACATGGGTCTGGCAGGATGGCGATCGGGCCGAGCGGCTGGTCCGGCTGTACAATGATACTTACAACAACCTGGTTGCACGCGCGTTTGATGGCTCCCATCTGCGCCTGCCCGGTGCAAGCACCACGATCAGCCTGCGCCCCCACCAGAAACGGGTCATCTGGCGGATCATCGCCGCGGGCGGCACGTATATCGCGCACGCGGTCGGCTCCGGAAAGACGTTCTCGATGGTTGCGGCTGTCATGGAGCAGAAGCGGCTTGGCCTGATCAGCAAGGCGATGATCGCCGTCCCCGGTCACTGCCTCGCCCAGATGGCTCGCGAATTCCTCATGCTCTACCCGACCGCACGGATCCTCGTCGCCGACGAGACGAACTTCGTGAAGGCAAAGCGCCAGCGGTTCCTCGCGCGGGCCGCGACCGGAAACTGGGATGCGATCATCATCACGCATGATGCATTCAGGTTCATCCCGGTGGAGGGGAATTTCGAGCGCCAGATGATCGAGGCGCAGATCGCGTCTTACGAGGAAGTGCTGGAAAGCGTCGACGCGTCAGACCGTCTGTCGCGCAAGCGGGTCGAGAGCATGAAGGAGAAGATGCAGGCGAAGCTGGAAGGCCTTTCCGCTCGCAAGGACGATCTCGTGCATCTGGGCGAGATCGGTATCGACCAGATCCTCGTCGATGAAGCGCAGCAGTTCCGGAAGCTGAGTTTTGCAACCAACCAGTCCGACCTCAAGGGGGTCGATCCGAACGGCTCGCAGCGGGCCTGGGATCTCTTCGTGAAGACGCGCTATCTGGCGGCAAAAAATCCGGAACGTCCGCTGATCATGGCGTCCGGCTCCCCGATCACCAATACGCTCGCCGAAATGTGGACGGTCAGCCGCTATATGGATCTTGAGGCGCTGCAGAAGCGCTACCTGCATGAATTCGATGCCTGGGCAGCCAATTTCGGCGAAACCCGTACCGAACTGGAACTGCAGCCAAGCGGGCTTTACAAGCCGGTCACGCGCTTCACCGAGTTCGTCAACGTCGCCGACCTCATGGCGATGTATCGCGACTTCGCGGATGTCGTGCAGCACGATGACCTGCGCCAGTACG
This Komagataeibacter medellinensis NBRC 3288 DNA region includes the following protein-coding sequences:
- a CDS encoding lactate dehydrogenase is translated as MSFQLNLFGTTALADTQNDLFWGELEGEDGASPVPPATPAAMVLPKIDFHMVADRGLADTWKQRARDNALAIELLKEIEEADRNASSPEQIVLSRFIGFGAGELANNLFPSGSNSARPGWEEIGEAIHVSTTDIERAGLKRATQYAHFTPELIVHALWNKVLQMGFRGGSVLEPGCGTGLFIAARPERLEGRIAFTGIENDPITARIARRLYPNQWIRREDFTTVKLADGYDLAIGNPPFSNRTVRGPEGLGRLGLSLHDFFIARSIEALRPGGIAMFVTSRHTLDKTDSTARRTIAEMADLVGAVRLPAGAMRDDAGTDVVVDVLVLRKRMIGDMADDETWLETDALTDSDQGNGPLLVNRYFLDHPEQVLGHHGWTTTQFGPDYTCDARADGRLDVMLPGALSRIGQDVRFPEPLDQRIVRPVGAGVLVGTAADGAQLKEGSYFVTKGVLQQICDGQATTVAIRKGDQKDGLFQKHARIITALIPVRDAARAVLRAQMENLPYGRLQGDLKRAYFSFVRQFGPINLMNVTVRIDPETGVENETQRRPNLTPFYDDPDVWLVSSIEEYDEATQKGRMGPIFSERVIHAPVEPEIHSAHDALAVCLHETGGVEMPRIAELMGQSEAEVAAALGDAVYLDPVRSVDGRDIWVTADEMLSGAVRTKLEEARDAARIDGRYARNVTALEAVQPADLRPSEITARLGAPWLPVSDIIAFTAEVLGVETVIYHAPAVACWTVEKRAFMGKAEATSVWGTERRHAGELLEDALTQASPKIWDVWRDGDGNEHRELNTQETEAAKEKLAAIRRAFETWVWQDGDRAERLVRLYNDTYNNLVARAFDGSHLRLPGASTTISLRPHQKRVIWRIIAAGGTYIAHAVGSGKTFSMVAAVMEQKRLGLISKAMIAVPGHCLAQMAREFLMLYPTARILVADETNFVKAKRQRFLARAATGNWDAIIITHDAFRFIPVEGNFERQMIEAQIASYEEVLESVDASDRLSRKRVESMKEKMQAKLEGLSARKDDLVHLGEIGIDQILVDEAQQFRKLSFATNQSDLKGVDPNGSQRAWDLFVKTRYLAAKNPERPLIMASGSPITNTLAEMWTVSRYMDLEALQKRYLHEFDAWAANFGETRTELELQPSGLYKPVTRFTEFVNVADLMAMYRDFADVVQHDDLRQYVTLPAIRGGRREIIVAPTNDNFRAYQKTLAARINAIEARQGRPQKGDDILLSVITDARHAAIDLRFVAPLAANDDTSKLNLMIGNVFRIWQETSESRYSDPETGRPYDLPGAVQMIFSDLGTESAMETRGFSAYTWIRDELIRLGVPRAEIAFMQHYRKSAAKQKLFGDLNAGRKRILIGSTATMGTGVNAQQRLKALHHLDVPWLVSDIIQREGRIERQGNQHAEIELYAYAQQGSVDATNWQLLERKQRFIGLAMSGDRSIRRIEDIGGEGGNQFAMAKALASGDARLMHKAGLEADLARLERLAAAHYDDQFAVKRAIDRAEREIAGAERQIPLIEADIASRQPTKGDAFVLRRDKGDVSEREKAGSWLLSQVRLAAKNGEAGVWNLGRIGGFAVMCEAGPGRRVRGEKRAVDVTLFVEARSGRIEIAVEDDTKGLGLTSRLEHALLRIDDALRDAIRMREEAQRRLPSYRARLGLPFAEQAMLDEKRAELKALEDDLAATATDEDPAHDDTEDREKEEEAAA